The DNA window TCTCCGCCTTTCTGAACGCCCCGCCCACCCGTCATTCACCTGATCCACTCTCGGCTTCCACCTGGAGGCGCGCCTCCGAGGGCTGGGCCTCCGCCTCCGCCGCCGATCTCAGCGCCGCCAGCACTGTCTCCGGGGGCAAGTCGACCACTTGCTCCCACACGGACTCCGTGTAGAAGTCCACCGTATGTGCACTGGAAATGGACAGGGCTTCCGTCAGGAACCGCAGCAGCCCCTGCAACTTGGCATGCAACGTGGACAGGTCCTGGGTCACCGGGAGCGGCCCAGAAGCCGCCATGACGCCCACTCTCCCGGGCTGTAGGTGGCGCAAACGTGGCCGCAAGGCAAGGGCTCAGTGGAAAGTATAGGCCGGATAAGTAGAATTCCGATCTGGACTGTGGGTGGGCGGCTGATTGCTTCTGCCTGATGACGTATTTTTTACCGCGCCAGTTGTGTTTTTCTGGCGCCGCGGTTGGTGTGCCATGGCGCCGGTAAGGCATGCAGCAAGGGGCCAAACAGGGAGCTTTGGGTCGCGTGGCGAAGGAGTTTCACTGGTCGGATTCAGAAATAAGAATATGAAACGGAGGACGTGGCGACCTAATCATCGGCAGGCCTTCGCGGGGAGCGTTCGCGAGGGTATGTATGTAAGAAGGCAGCCTTTTACAAGTCCTCGGGCCTGCGAAATCTTAGGATACGCGATCCGCCCAAGCTGGGAAGGATTTAGGAACCAGACCGAGCCGTACTTGGGGCAGAGAAATCTATTCTTAAATCTGCCGAAGCCGTGGGCGTCTCAGAGTTCTGGACGGGAAGGCGAGGCAGTGTTGCTCTAAATCTTTCAACATTTTCCTCGACTTAATCCCATTTTTTAATGAGAACTCTTTTCGTCTACATTTTCCCCGTGAAACCGTAAGCAGAGAGAATCTATGAGTCCATTTGTGCATGTATTACGGTAAAAGATAGAAGGCGAGGCCGGAAATGTACTGCCCCACACTCTTGCTGATTACAAATACCCCAGAGCTCTCCAGTCTTCTCTTACTGTGTTTATTTGCTTCGTTttagtttgtgtttttcattttgtcttgCTGTTTGTAAGTACTTTAAAAACCCATTTGGAATGTATAAATCTTAAATAGGTAGTTTTCTGATAATTGCTGTTGAGAAAGTCATACACCGTCTTTCCTCGTTTGCGTTGAATTACTTTAGAAAATCAGTCGTATTTTCTCTAACGTAAGGTAATAGATGCGAGGGTTTTTTCCCGGAGGTATAAAGTGAAGACCTAGGTTAAGTGTTTTAGATGAATTAAGAAATCTGTTTGATTTGTGAGTACAATAAGTTGGAGTTGTGCAACACTctactcttttttccttctttgagatTCTTTAGTTCTGCACAATTACCGTTAGCCGGGTCTTTTTGCGAAGGACCAGTATACTGTTCATTCCATTAGCTTAAACTTGTTTTCTTGAAATAACGTTTTACAGCAAAACATAATGTAATTCTAGCACCTAAACGTGATgatataaaaagtttttaattttaatttagcaACTACATTGTTCATGcaaattattttctcagaaaGTAATTCATGACTGATATATTCTTCAACAGGACAAGGCTTTGCATTtcgaagaaaactaaaaattcagcaaaattaCAAGAAATTGATATGGAGGGAAAAGAAGGCTAAAACCTCACGGGAATCCCAGTTCACGGATCGGTACCCTGATCATCTGAAACATCTCTATTTAGCTGAAGAGGAAAGACTCAGGAAGCAGCTTAGAAAAGCTGACAGGTCTTTGTTAGAACAAGTTGACCAGCCTCTGTCAGAAGAACAAGTTGATCAGCCTTTGTCAGAAGAGCAGTGTAGCACTTACCAGGCTTTGTCTGAAGAACATTGTAGCATTGAGCAGCCTCATCCAGAAGAACAATGTAGCATAAGAATAAAGTATGTATTACCATCTTTTGAAATTCTTTATTGTAGATGTAAGTAGGGTTTTAGGAAAGAGATTACAGAACAATTTCTGTATTAATTGGGATTTTTCTTAAGGCATATTAGAAGTCACAGGtaattatgtgaaaatattttcatggagGCTTTCATGTTAGCTTAAATGACTATAAATTAAGTCAGGTAGGCTTAATAGAAGAAGTAATGGAATGGGAATTAAGAGACCTGGGTTTTAGGTTTCAGCCTCTCAAGTACATTTAACTTACTTGGACCATGATTAACTCCTGTTAttaatgtatgtttttaaaaataatttaatttttgagaggTATTGTAGTGTAGTGCTTAACATCGTGGACTTTGGAGCTGGCTTTAATATGTTGGTGCCCAATGTCCTCTtctctaaaatgcaaataataatagtaagtatGTAATTTATAGCTGCCATGTTGTACAACCCCAGAATGGATTATTTACACGCTACGGTATCTTAGACCTATCTCagatgttgtgaagattaaatgaattcatttatataGGTATTAAAAAGGCATGTGATACATGGGAAGTGCTACATGAGTTTTAACTGCTACTACTACTGTTATTATtaacctggattttttttttcccaagaggaCATAGACTTggttgcaattaaaaaaataaatgaaacggAATAGAGACAAGTTGGTCAAAGAACTTTGGGATTAAAGTTCATGTACACCCACAAGGTCCTTCATAACGTCCTTCAAATTAATGCCTTTTTCAGTCTGTCATTTCTACCATTCATATGCTGGTTtcctgtttttaaacattttcagatCTTTCAGAGCTTTCTGTATTTTCCCTGGTTGAAATATTTCTCCAAGACTTTCCATTTACTATTTTCTATATCTTGAAAGCTGTAACAAAATTTCTAATATGTTATTTGGACATTTTACTAATAAAATTAATGTCCTCTTCCTTTCAAATTCTCTTCACCCCCACCCCTTAAGTTGCATTAGTGAGATTTGACTATACAAATACTATTTGACATAATTGTGTCATAATTttggttatattatttttaatacttgtgatttgttttcatttatcttgcaAAGTTCCATTACtattccaaagaaaaataaaaagaaaacatcaaatcaAAAAGCACAGGAAGAGTATGAGCAGATACAAGCTAAGCGTGCTGCTAAGAGACAAGTAagatctacttttaaaatatttagattcaTGTTCCTTTATCCTAAGTGTATATGTAAGCTTTTCTTCTTAATATGGGGCACATAGTATGCCCTCTAAGTATttgctgagtaaatgaataatCTGAGAAGAGCTGGAGAATTTCAATATTCAGATTCCTTGATTGTTTATATTACCCTTGAGAGGTGATAGTAGTAGTCAAGAATAGGATTTTAAAGGTACTGCTCATAGGTTAATAATATGAGCATCTGGGACAGTGTTTCTCAAGAGTAAGGTCCAGAtagttgcattttttttaacaagtgccTCAAGAGGTTATGCGTAAtaaaatttgagaactactgattttttaaaatgtagatgattttcataaatttacattAAAGAGTTGGTTTTGCTTATTAAAAACCTTACTAGATTAACTTAGCAAAAAGTTACCACACTTTGTTATCATTCAGAAACCCAAAATTGTAACAGCCTTTTTCAAATGAGCAGAACAAAAGTATCCACAGCTTCAacaaagttattttatttgtggtttcttgtttcttataTTGAAGCTATATTAATCTATCACTTTAAAAAGGAGAGCACATCGATCAAAAATACCCCAAAGATGGTGCTGACATATAATTTCTTTTATGTCTTAGCTTTACAAATCGTGTAATTAAGAAATCTGCAAGTTTAACATCTAAAATTCGTATGATTATTCTTAAACTGATGGCAGACTAGGGTAAAGCAGAAACATTTCTCCATGGAAAAACTGGACCTTTGTTTCACAGTTAGTTAAGATTATGCATTTTTTTAACCAACCTTCTGAAACCTGCCACCTTTGGAAATAGCATACCAGATGGAATATGGACCATTATACTGAAAA is part of the Phocoena sinus isolate mPhoSin1 chromosome 10, mPhoSin1.pri, whole genome shotgun sequence genome and encodes:
- the CCDC59 gene encoding thyroid transcription factor 1-associated protein 26, which gives rise to MAPVRHAARGQTGSFGSRGEGVSLVGFRNKNMKRRTWRPNHRQAFAGSVREGQGFAFRRKLKIQQNYKKLIWREKKAKTSRESQFTDRYPDHLKHLYLAEEERLRKQLRKADRSLLEQVDQPLSEEQVDQPLSEEQCSTYQALSEEHCSIEQPHPEEQCSIRINSITIPKKNKKKTSNQKAQEEYEQIQAKRAAKRQEFERRKQEREEAQRLYKKKKMEVFKILSKKTKKGQPNLNLQMEYLLKKIQEKN